From the genome of Mixophyes fleayi isolate aMixFle1 chromosome 2, aMixFle1.hap1, whole genome shotgun sequence, one region includes:
- the LOC142139787 gene encoding NACHT and WD repeat domain-containing protein 2-like, with protein sequence MSFSDYRRQLTCSDKKDSERERAALRTDVYPKLREYCRHVHGLEIQVLDGYDGIHPDDFYSGKVRRIRRQLLEECLRSSAGPWFVALIGEEYGKSCLPTLIGCEEFENILSTAEELRVCTKVLQTWYHRDENAIPPLYTLLDEEEVSLCTTGQQPVTSDMLVYESASELYFSTGNPGRMYEASREIRDIFATVVPLCVQKRILGDKQAQKYFTSGLEDELLFALENQSEDVLSRCVFYIHKVPYKVIQKHRGKAEQSEGVISDGYARLCHLRDTLIPALACTEGLCVYSTTTTCDIKVGYTKEKKQQYVEGLCGQFYSDMVKLVDHRTRRYPAPLRNGSEEVLQHLSLCTMYSNLQQYEFTKMESIKSYVLHDESRKPMVIFGEPCCGKTVLLASCAKKVRLWLKDFDPVLVVRFVPPVGEPLTLRRLITGLCQQLANIFNIQIPAHEDDIAVLAQCFIRLLSAPTKQRPLVLILDAVDNLTCFERDGETFWWLPSPLPQFTKIILSTTRETFADQNRSWQSDQVILLELKPTRKECNDHLKMNLLKEQRKITSGQLVYVNRSLGKSTSPLQILLLYKEVTGWKSYRDVDDRPTEESIYQSIERLFHALENHYGYEFIFRALSYITLSRSGLGEAELVDVLSADDMVLAQLYHVHDIKDMLRVPDWLVANILFDLKGCIAHRVVTGCSLITWTHRLYQQVVTKRYLKSQEVIHKLHSNLCSYFSGRWASGRPKLISIKPNHGPQHDKQSNSETTECNPLAKIYIDRRLPSQPWSFTGHLGTQTRVIRNVRKALDLPYHLKECGNLDTLYTDVLMVLPYYKTLLKSGHLNSLIHSIEDAAILMEREEVHLIYNMLKETRCLLNDNPDAFEMIVQSKLMPLVSIYPCLLRFAKQTYFESIKNSSLVVLNSAVFKLPVNIIEIQEPSNIVSILEMKTKHQLIVVFQCGFVYSWSRTKKLNLEYQLSNGTEIISATLENEGRYIALSTSKRSILLLDCSSWTLLNEITDTNQEAKFMLKGYHLSNEMLCVCFENTPIVKIFNVLSGEILKEATFAEKITYFGYVDSGKYTILGQRNKLIIYNTEFLAKKTVLQMHNLKHIIRDVYIHEYVVYIIDKSGAITVWDIEDLSEPQLMDEIYPPDKYDEVISTEYCPGRLLICRSTTFDVWETLTWQKDTFSVPHEGKFISCVFSYSGEEIIGAVENVPSLLVWGLKSGQCISMVNLESETLTLLTKSLQLNLLQAITKNKSIMMWDLESVISPRAYSQTGRPVRSLLLYPLGSHAYSSDGSDMVCKWDIPSCRITALYQHRGFVEIAKVTSNGELLVTSVTSGELYVWETETGTNTHRIHSGSVSQLLMIPKSNFVVILCEDGVSRVWKPKTATTVCEIHTPLSQACITPEGTFVIGMNDNRLLAVSLWSGYVSKQFRCSDDSGSIVAFQCLSSHPDFIVLMTSNQDVYTWNVVEETLCHHTKLPVQLPLLRSLIQVSSNGDVIIITVGGTVNVISMLDRKLCVLHEHSDILYQHLTKDGRYLIYVCQGRVSHCGCDFHVNPVLHLMEVLSGEKIGQCHLGKVPCAMTVSDDDSTVCVGFEDGTLGLYSIAMKCKGNKEIETFLTLRNKKESIDVPVKIYQGKLSGEILWNDLTSAGSSLDCSFDKETVLEE encoded by the exons ATTCGGAGAGGGAGAGAGCTGCGCTGCGCACAGATGTATACCCGAAGCTACGGGAGTATTGTAGACATGTCCATGGGCTGGAGATTCAG GTCCTGGACGGCTATGACGGGATCCACCCGGATGACTTTTATAGCGGTAAAGTCCGCAGGATCCGTAGGCAGCTGCTGGAGGAATGTCTCCGGTCCTCGGCTGGACCGTGGTTTGTG GCTCTCATAGGGGAGGAGTATGGGAAGAGCTGTCTCCCAACACTGATCGGTTGTGAAGAGTTTGAGAATATTCTGAGCACTGCTGAGGAACTCAGAGTCTGCACAAAGGTCCTCCAGACGTGGTACCACCGGGATGAAAACGCCATCCCACCGCTTTATACCCTGCTGGATGAGGAGGAGGTATCACTctgcaccacaggacag CAGCCAGTAACCAGCGACATGCTGGTGTACGAGAGCGCGAGTGAACTTTATTTC AGCACAGGTAATCCTGGCCGGATGTACGAGGCCTCCCGTGAAATCAGAGACATCTTTGCCACTGTGGTTCCATTGTGTGTGCAGAAAAGGATTCTGGGAGATAAGCAAGCACAGAAGTATTTTACCTCAG GTCTGGAGGATGAATTACTGTTTGCTCTAGAAAACCAATCTGAGGATGTGTTATCGCGATGCGTCTTCTACATACACAAAGTGCCGTATAAAGTGATCCAGaaacacagaggaaaagcagaacaATCGGAAGGTGTAATATCTGATGGTTACGCCAGGCTTTGTCACCTCAGGGACACACTCATCCCAGCCCTAGCCTGCACTGAGGGTCTTTGCGTGTACAGCACTACCACAACGTGTGATATTAAGGTGGGCTACACCAAAGAGAAGAAGCAACAGTATGTAGAAGGCCTGTGCGGTCAGTTTTATTCCGACATGGTGAAGTTAGTTGACCATCGGACCCGGAGGTATCCAGCACCCCTGAGAAATGGGAGTGAAGAAGTCTTGCAGCACCTCTCTCTGTGTACCATGTACTCAAATCTGCAGCAATATGAGTTCACAAAGATGGAGAGTATAAAAAGCTACGTTCTTCATGATGAATCTCGTAAACCCATGGTGATCTTTGGAGAACCGTGCTGTGGAAAGACCGTTCTTCTGGCTTCTTGTGCAAAGAAG gTACGACTATGGCTTAAAGACTTTGACCCAGTATTAGTAGTCCGTTTTGTGCCTCCAGTCGGTGAACCTCTGACTTTGAGAAGACTGATAACGGGACTTTGCCAACAATTAGCCAATATTTTCAATATCCAAATTCCTGCACATGAAGATGACATAGCTGTGTTAGCACAATGCTTTATTAGACTTCTATCGGCACCTACCAAGCAAAGACCACTGGTCCTGATACTGGATGCCGTGGATAACTTGACATGTTTTGAACGCGATGGAGAAACCTTTTGGTGGTTGCCATCTCCTCTTCCTCAATtcactaaaataattttatctACCACGAGGGAAACATTTGCAGACCAAAACCGCTCTTGGCAGTCAGACCAGGTTATATTACTTGAGTTGAAACCAACGAGGAAAGAATGCAATGACCATTTAAAGATGAACCTTTTGAAAGAGCAGAGGAAAATCACTTCCGGCCAACTAGTTTATGTGAACAGGTCCTTGGGAAAAAGTACATCCCCTTTGCAGATACTTCTACTGTACAAGGAAGTCACGGGATGGAAGTCCTATCGTGACGTTGATGATCGACCTACTGAAGAAAGTATATATCAATCAATTGAAAGATTATTCCATGCATTGGAAAATCATTATGGCTACGAATTTATCTTTAGGGCATTAAGTTACATAACCTTGTCAAGATCTGGCCTTGGAGAAGCTGAGCTTGTAGATGTATTGTCAGCAGATGATATGGTACTTGCCCAGCTGTATCATGTACATGACATTAAGGACATGTTGAGAGTTCCCGACTGGCTAGttgcaaacattttatttgacCTGAAGGGATGCATTGCTCATAGAGTTGTCACAGGTTGCAGTTTAATAACATGGACACATCGGCTTTACCAACAAGTTGTTACCAAGCGATATCTCAAAAGTCAAGAAGTAATTCACAAGTTGCATTCAAATTTATGCAGCTATTTTAGTGGCCGCTGGGCAAGTGGAAGACCCAAGTTGATATCTATTAAACCAAATCACGGCCCACAACATGATAAACAGTCAAACTCAGAGACTACAGAGTGCAATCCACTTGCCAAGATTTACATTGACCGACGACTCCCATCTCAACCATGGTCTTTTACCGGCCATTTAGGAACCCAAACTAGAGTCATCAGGAACGTAAGAAAGGCCCTTGACCTTCCCTATCATCTGAAGGAATGTGGAAACCTGGACACCCTCTACACTGACGTTTTGATGGTTTTGCCTTATTACAAAACCCTCTTAAAATCTGGTCACCTTAATTCACTGATCCATAGTATAGAAGATGCAGCCATActaatggagagagaagaggtcCACCTTATCTACAACATGCTAAAAGAAACCAGGTGTCTACTGAATGATAACCCTGATGCTTTTGAGATGATCGTGCAGTCCAAGTTAATGCCACTTGTATCTATATATCCTTGTCTTTTGAGGTTTGCCAAGCAAACATATTTTGAAAGCATCAAGAATTCTTCTTTGGTTGTCTTGAATTCTGCTGTTTTTAAATTACCAGTTAATATAATTGAGATCCAAGAACCGTCTAATATTGTCAGCATCTTGGAGATGAAAACAAAGCATCAGTTAATTGTAGTTTTCCAGTGTGGTTTTGTTTACAGTTGGAGCAGGACGAAGAAACTAAACTTAGAATATCAATTATCAAACGGCACAGAAATCATTAGTGCCACATTGGAAAACGAAGGTCGATATATAGCACTTTCCACCAGCAAACGATCAATCCTCCTTCTTGACTGCTCCTCCTGGACTCTTCTTAATGAAATTACCGACACAAACCAGGAAGCCAAGTTCATGCTTAAAGGGTATCACCTGTCTAACGAAATGCTATGTGTTTGCTTTGAGAATACTCCAATAGTTAAAATTTTCAATGTTCTCTCTGGTGAGATTCTTAAAGAAGCCACGTTCGCCGAAAAGATTACTTATTTTGGATACGTTGACAGTGGAAAATATACAATCTTGGGACAAAGAAATAAACTTATCATTTATAACACAGAGTTTCTTGCCAAGAAAACTGTGCTACAGATGCACAATTTAAAGCACATTATACGTGATGTTTATATACATGAGTATGTTGTTTACATCATCGACAAATCTGGCGCTATCACAGTTTGGGACATAGAAGATCTTTCTGAGCCTCAACTTATGGATGAAATTTATCCTCCtgataaatatgatgaagtgATTTCTACGGAATATTGTCCGGGGCGGCTTCTAATTTGCAGATCAACAACTTTTGATGTGTGGGAAACGTTGACTTGGCAGAAAGACACCTTCAGCGTCCCGCATGAAGGCAAATTTATTTCTTGTGTATTTTCGTATAGCGGCGAAGAGATCATCGGCGCAGTAGAGAATGTTCCGTCGCTCCTTGTCTGGGGCTTAAAGAGCGGACAATGCATTTCCATGGTAAACCTTGAATCTGAGACATTGACGTTACTTACCAAGAGCCTTCAGCTAAACTTATTGCAagcaataacaaaaaataaatcaataatgatGTGGGACTTGGAATCAGTCATCAGTCCAAGGGCTTACTCTCAAACTGGGCGGCCAGTCCGATCACTACTTCTTTACCCTCTAGGGAGCCATGCATATAGCTCAGATGGTTCGGATATGGTCTGTAAATGGGATATACCTAGCTGTAGGATTACAGCCCTTTATCAGCATAGAGGTTTTGTAGAAATTGCTAAAGTAACTTCAAACGGTGAGCTCCTTGTAACATCGGTGACATCTGGAGAACTGTATGTCTGGGAAACGGAGACAGGAACAAACACACATCGTATCCACAGTGGCTCTGTATCCCAGCTGCTTATGATCCCGAAGAGTAATTTTGTGGTTATTCTTTGTGAAGATGGAGTTTCAAGAGTCTGGAAACCCAAAACGGCAACTACAGTGTGCGAGATACACACTCCACTAAGTCAGGCTTGTATAACACCTGAAGGCACCTTTGTCATTGGCATGAACGATAATAGACTCTTGGCCGTCAGCCTGTGGTCTGGTTATGTAAGTAAGCAGTTCCGATGTTCTGACGATTCTGGTTCTATTGTGGCTTTTCAATGTCTCAGCAGCCACCCAGACTTCATTGTCTTGATGACCTCAAATCAAGACGTTTACACATGGAATGTGGTGGAAGAAACTCTTTGCCACCACACCAAGCTGCCTGTCCAGCTTCCACTCCTGCGTTCTCTCATTCAAGTGTCATCAAACGGCGATGTCATCATCATAACTGTGGGTGGAACCGTCAACGTGATAAGTATGCTGGACCGGAAACTTTGCGTCTTACATGAGCACAGTGATATTTTATATCAACATTTGACCAAAGATGGCAGGTACCTGATTTATGTATGTCAAGGCCGCGTGAGTCACTGTGGGTGTGATTTCCACGTGAACCCCGTCCTTCATCTGATGGAAGTCCTCAGCGGGGAAAAGATCGGTCAGTGCCACCTTGGGAAAGTACCGTGTGCCATGACGGTGTCTGATGATGATAGCACGGTCTGTGTTGGATTTGAAGATGGCACACTTGGCTTGTACTCAATAGCCATGAAATGTAAGGGTAACAAGGAGATCGAAACCTTTCTCACTCTGAGGAATAAAAAGGAATCTATTGATGTACCTGTAAAAATATATCAAGGAAAACTGTCCGGAGAGATATTGTGGAACGATTTGACTAGTGCAGGCTCCAGTCTTGACTGCTCATTCGATAAAGAAACTGTACTAGAGGAGTAA